A genomic segment from Cuculus canorus isolate bCucCan1 chromosome 18, bCucCan1.pri, whole genome shotgun sequence encodes:
- the LOC128853954 gene encoding uncharacterized protein LOC128853954 isoform X1 yields MARKEPLLSALKGGVLWLRESGGPCSDTSPLLASLCQLLESILRKGLRQPAWGFRRRDYWHWLEQLPVEDGGRPTPFSVSIQKAGSCVKARTAQGRGRCFLRLALQGKFYDPVSSILGNEDLLGAEMERKLLVSSICWAVWSEFGEIGRHDTALLSPCWQREPGMSLWQQPECPGAGMLPGARCPGLISCAAKGFICTSATSPRGCGWQEPDGDAASLPHPSAEPFLSLLLVLAEMDFCLDLQNCSFLDESWLLPVCITYETVPCRALGMVLRYVDGRVFITKVLPESQAELDEVVLAGDVLDEINGCSLRNAYNGQAGAELQKVKGQPLSLRLLRWRWHDGEVYEPLMPYLKVLKEQEPCFQLQRSPRCRAEGDPRGLQGGRLLYALRYLGQAGIGKHGGKEVLGWAIPTVLEQHSAAWEVLLDVKEAEILVQEKASSKLLGRYPYPCISCVGRCADSRNLLAFCVATSLESPGGSTFDCLVFAARSEQECEEIVRSIGTTITTAHTPPPWHPDALVALLWADQSHHSESPSPAFTGKPRPRNSRCWRAAKLHPRAPRAPSMLMDRTPPLPWSEAASAHANQTTRTPHM; encoded by the exons ATGGCCAGGAAGGAGCCGCTGCTGAGCGCCCTGAAAG GTGGGGTGCTGTGGCTACGGGAGAGTGGGGGGCCGTGCTCCGACACCTCGCCACTCCTCGCctccctctgccagctgctggagagcatccTGCGCAAGGGGCTGCGAC AGCCGGCCTGGGGCTTCAGGAGACGGGATTATTGGCACTGGCTGGAGCAGCTTCCCGTGGAGGATGGCGGCAG GCCGACCCCTTTCTCCGTCAGCATCCAGAAGGCAGGCAGCTGTGTGAAGGCGCGGACGGCGCAGGGCCGCGGACGATGCTTCCTGCGCTTGGCCCTGCAAGGAAAG TTCTATGATCCGGTGAGCTCCATCCTTGGCAATGAAGACCTCCTGG ggGCAGAAATGGAGAGAAAGTTGCTTGTCAGCAGCATTTGCTGGGCAGTTTGGTCTGAATTTGGGGAAATCGGGCGTCACGACACAGCACTGCTCTCCCCGTGCTGGCAGCGGGAGCCTGGGATGAGCCTCTGGCAGCAACCTGAGTGCCCCGGTGCCGGGATGCTCCCAGGCGCCCGCTGCCCAGGGCTCATCAGTTGCGCGGCAAAGGGCTTTATTTGCACCTCGGCCACATCCCCACGAGGCTGTGGCTGGCAGGAGCCTGATGGTGACGCTGcctctcttccccatccctcgGCAGAGCCTTTCCTCtcgctgctgctggtgctggcagAGATGGATTTCTGCCTGGACCTGCAA AACTGCAGCTTCTTGGACGAAAGCTGGCTGCTGCCG GTGTGCATCACTTATGAGACAGTCCCGTGCCGAGCGCTGGGGATGGTGCTCAG GTACGTGGACGGCCGAGTCTTCATCACCAAGGTGCTCCCAGAGAGCCAAGCAGAGCTGGATGAGGTGGTGCTGGCCGGCGACGTCCTCGATGAGATCAATGGCTGCTCACTGAGAAATGCCTACAACGGGCAG gctggggCTGAACTGCAGAAGGTGAAGGGACAACCTCTCAGCCTCCGCCTGCTGCGGTGGCGGTGGCACGACGGGGAGGTCTACGAGCCGCTGATGCCCTACCTGAAGGTGCTGAAGGAGCAGGAGCcctgcttccagctgcagcGCAGCCCCCGGTGCAGGGCTGAGGGGGACCCgcgggggctgcaggggggcaG GCTACTCTACGCCCTGCGGTACCTGGGCCAGGCTGGCATTGGGAAG CATGGTGGCAAagaggtgctgggctgggcCATCCCCACCGTGCTGGAGCAGCACTCAGCAGCGTGG GAGGTTTTACTTGATGTGAAGGAAGCAGAGATCCTTGTACAGGAGAAGGCCTCTTCCAAG ctcctgggccGCTACCCCTACCCCTGCATCTCCTGCGTGGGACGCTGTGCTGACAGCCGCAATTTGCTGGCCTTCTGCGTGGC CACTTCCTTGGAGAGCCCTGGCGGGAGCACGTTTGACTGCCTGGTGTTTGCAGCGCGTTCTGAGCAGGAGTGTGAGGAAATCGTCAGGAGCATCG GAACCACCATCACAActgcacacacacccccacctTGGCACCCAGATGCACTGGTGGCTTTGCTCTGGGCAGACCAGTCACACCACTCTGAATCACCTTCCCCTGCATTTACTGGAAAGCCCCGTCCCAGAAACAGCAgatgctggagagcagccaAGCTCCATCCCAGAGCACCCAGGGCCCCTTCTATGCTGATGGACAGAACACCCCCGCTGCCATGGTCAGAAGCTGCTTCAGCCCATGCAAACCAAACAACAAGGACTCCTCACATGTGA
- the LOC128853954 gene encoding uncharacterized protein LOC128853954 isoform X7 — MARKEPLLSALKGGVLWLRESGGPCSDTSPLLASLCQLLESILRKGLRQPAWGFRRRDYWHWLEQLPVEDGGRPTPFSVSIQKAGSCVKARTAQGRGRCFLRLALQGKVLAAAVQQLVRSPQLLEFYDPVSSILGNEDLLEPFLSLLLVLAEMDFCLDLQNCSFLDESWLLPVCITYETVPCRALGMVLRYVDGRVFITKVLPESQAELDEVVLAGDVLDEINGCSLRNAYNGQAGAELQKVKGQPLSLRLLRWRWHDGEVYEPLMPYLKVLKEQEPCFQLQRSPRCRAEGDPRGLQGGRLLYALRYLGQAGIGKHGGKEVLGWAIPTVLEQHSAAWEVLLDVKEAEILVQEKASSKLLGRYPYPCISCVGRCADSRNLLAFCVATSLESPGGSTFDCLVFAARSEQECEEIVRSIGTTITTAHTPPPWHPDALVALLWADQSHHSESPSPAFTGKPRPRNSRCWRAAKLHPRAPRAPSMLMDRTPPLPWSEAASAHANQTTRTPHM, encoded by the exons ATGGCCAGGAAGGAGCCGCTGCTGAGCGCCCTGAAAG GTGGGGTGCTGTGGCTACGGGAGAGTGGGGGGCCGTGCTCCGACACCTCGCCACTCCTCGCctccctctgccagctgctggagagcatccTGCGCAAGGGGCTGCGAC AGCCGGCCTGGGGCTTCAGGAGACGGGATTATTGGCACTGGCTGGAGCAGCTTCCCGTGGAGGATGGCGGCAG GCCGACCCCTTTCTCCGTCAGCATCCAGAAGGCAGGCAGCTGTGTGAAGGCGCGGACGGCGCAGGGCCGCGGACGATGCTTCCTGCGCTTGGCCCTGCAAGGAAAGGTGCTGGCGGCTGCCGTGCAGCAGCTGGTGCGCAGCCCGCAGCTCCTGGAG TTCTATGATCCGGTGAGCTCCATCCTTGGCAATGAAGACCTCCTGG AGCCTTTCCTCtcgctgctgctggtgctggcagAGATGGATTTCTGCCTGGACCTGCAA AACTGCAGCTTCTTGGACGAAAGCTGGCTGCTGCCG GTGTGCATCACTTATGAGACAGTCCCGTGCCGAGCGCTGGGGATGGTGCTCAG GTACGTGGACGGCCGAGTCTTCATCACCAAGGTGCTCCCAGAGAGCCAAGCAGAGCTGGATGAGGTGGTGCTGGCCGGCGACGTCCTCGATGAGATCAATGGCTGCTCACTGAGAAATGCCTACAACGGGCAG gctggggCTGAACTGCAGAAGGTGAAGGGACAACCTCTCAGCCTCCGCCTGCTGCGGTGGCGGTGGCACGACGGGGAGGTCTACGAGCCGCTGATGCCCTACCTGAAGGTGCTGAAGGAGCAGGAGCcctgcttccagctgcagcGCAGCCCCCGGTGCAGGGCTGAGGGGGACCCgcgggggctgcaggggggcaG GCTACTCTACGCCCTGCGGTACCTGGGCCAGGCTGGCATTGGGAAG CATGGTGGCAAagaggtgctgggctgggcCATCCCCACCGTGCTGGAGCAGCACTCAGCAGCGTGG GAGGTTTTACTTGATGTGAAGGAAGCAGAGATCCTTGTACAGGAGAAGGCCTCTTCCAAG ctcctgggccGCTACCCCTACCCCTGCATCTCCTGCGTGGGACGCTGTGCTGACAGCCGCAATTTGCTGGCCTTCTGCGTGGC CACTTCCTTGGAGAGCCCTGGCGGGAGCACGTTTGACTGCCTGGTGTTTGCAGCGCGTTCTGAGCAGGAGTGTGAGGAAATCGTCAGGAGCATCG GAACCACCATCACAActgcacacacacccccacctTGGCACCCAGATGCACTGGTGGCTTTGCTCTGGGCAGACCAGTCACACCACTCTGAATCACCTTCCCCTGCATTTACTGGAAAGCCCCGTCCCAGAAACAGCAgatgctggagagcagccaAGCTCCATCCCAGAGCACCCAGGGCCCCTTCTATGCTGATGGACAGAACACCCCCGCTGCCATGGTCAGAAGCTGCTTCAGCCCATGCAAACCAAACAACAAGGACTCCTCACATGTGA
- the LOC128853954 gene encoding uncharacterized protein LOC128853954 isoform X6, with protein MARKEPLLSALKGGVLWLRESGGPCSDTSPLLASLCQLLESILRKGLRQPAWGFRRRDYWHWLEQLPVEDGGRPTPFSVSIQKAGSCVKARTAQGRGRCFLRLALQGKVLAAAVQQLVRSPQLLEFYDPVSSILGNEDLLGKMQLLRGGMGPAPEPFLSLLLVLAEMDFCLDLQNCSFLDESWLLPVCITYETVPCRALGMVLRYVDGRVFITKVLPESQAELDEVVLAGDVLDEINGCSLRNAYNGQAGAELQKVKGQPLSLRLLRWRWHDGEVYEPLMPYLKVLKEQEPCFQLQRSPRCRAEGDPRGLQGGRLLYALRYLGQAGIGKHGGKEVLGWAIPTVLEQHSAAWEVLLDVKEAEILVQEKASSKLLGRYPYPCISCVGRCADSRNLLAFCVATSLESPGGSTFDCLVFAARSEQECEEIVRSIGTTITTAHTPPPWHPDALVALLWADQSHHSESPSPAFTGKPRPRNSRCWRAAKLHPRAPRAPSMLMDRTPPLPWSEAASAHANQTTRTPHM; from the exons ATGGCCAGGAAGGAGCCGCTGCTGAGCGCCCTGAAAG GTGGGGTGCTGTGGCTACGGGAGAGTGGGGGGCCGTGCTCCGACACCTCGCCACTCCTCGCctccctctgccagctgctggagagcatccTGCGCAAGGGGCTGCGAC AGCCGGCCTGGGGCTTCAGGAGACGGGATTATTGGCACTGGCTGGAGCAGCTTCCCGTGGAGGATGGCGGCAG GCCGACCCCTTTCTCCGTCAGCATCCAGAAGGCAGGCAGCTGTGTGAAGGCGCGGACGGCGCAGGGCCGCGGACGATGCTTCCTGCGCTTGGCCCTGCAAGGAAAGGTGCTGGCGGCTGCCGTGCAGCAGCTGGTGCGCAGCCCGCAGCTCCTGGAG TTCTATGATCCGGTGAGCTCCATCCTTGGCAATGAAGACCTCCTGGGTAAGATGCAGCTCCTCCGAGGTGGGATGGGACCTGCCCCAG AGCCTTTCCTCtcgctgctgctggtgctggcagAGATGGATTTCTGCCTGGACCTGCAA AACTGCAGCTTCTTGGACGAAAGCTGGCTGCTGCCG GTGTGCATCACTTATGAGACAGTCCCGTGCCGAGCGCTGGGGATGGTGCTCAG GTACGTGGACGGCCGAGTCTTCATCACCAAGGTGCTCCCAGAGAGCCAAGCAGAGCTGGATGAGGTGGTGCTGGCCGGCGACGTCCTCGATGAGATCAATGGCTGCTCACTGAGAAATGCCTACAACGGGCAG gctggggCTGAACTGCAGAAGGTGAAGGGACAACCTCTCAGCCTCCGCCTGCTGCGGTGGCGGTGGCACGACGGGGAGGTCTACGAGCCGCTGATGCCCTACCTGAAGGTGCTGAAGGAGCAGGAGCcctgcttccagctgcagcGCAGCCCCCGGTGCAGGGCTGAGGGGGACCCgcgggggctgcaggggggcaG GCTACTCTACGCCCTGCGGTACCTGGGCCAGGCTGGCATTGGGAAG CATGGTGGCAAagaggtgctgggctgggcCATCCCCACCGTGCTGGAGCAGCACTCAGCAGCGTGG GAGGTTTTACTTGATGTGAAGGAAGCAGAGATCCTTGTACAGGAGAAGGCCTCTTCCAAG ctcctgggccGCTACCCCTACCCCTGCATCTCCTGCGTGGGACGCTGTGCTGACAGCCGCAATTTGCTGGCCTTCTGCGTGGC CACTTCCTTGGAGAGCCCTGGCGGGAGCACGTTTGACTGCCTGGTGTTTGCAGCGCGTTCTGAGCAGGAGTGTGAGGAAATCGTCAGGAGCATCG GAACCACCATCACAActgcacacacacccccacctTGGCACCCAGATGCACTGGTGGCTTTGCTCTGGGCAGACCAGTCACACCACTCTGAATCACCTTCCCCTGCATTTACTGGAAAGCCCCGTCCCAGAAACAGCAgatgctggagagcagccaAGCTCCATCCCAGAGCACCCAGGGCCCCTTCTATGCTGATGGACAGAACACCCCCGCTGCCATGGTCAGAAGCTGCTTCAGCCCATGCAAACCAAACAACAAGGACTCCTCACATGTGA
- the LOC128853954 gene encoding uncharacterized protein LOC128853954 isoform X8 has product MARKEPLLSALKGGVLWLRESGGPCSDTSPLLASLCQLLESILRKGLRQPAWGFRRRDYWHWLEQLPVEDGGRPTPFSVSIQKAGSCVKARTAQGRGRCFLRLALQGKFYDPVSSILGNEDLLGKMQLLRGGMGPAPEPFLSLLLVLAEMDFCLDLQNCSFLDESWLLPVCITYETVPCRALGMVLRYVDGRVFITKVLPESQAELDEVVLAGDVLDEINGCSLRNAYNGQAGAELQKVKGQPLSLRLLRWRWHDGEVYEPLMPYLKVLKEQEPCFQLQRSPRCRAEGDPRGLQGGRLLYALRYLGQAGIGKHGGKEVLGWAIPTVLEQHSAAWEVLLDVKEAEILVQEKASSKLLGRYPYPCISCVGRCADSRNLLAFCVATSLESPGGSTFDCLVFAARSEQECEEIVRSIGTTITTAHTPPPWHPDALVALLWADQSHHSESPSPAFTGKPRPRNSRCWRAAKLHPRAPRAPSMLMDRTPPLPWSEAASAHANQTTRTPHM; this is encoded by the exons ATGGCCAGGAAGGAGCCGCTGCTGAGCGCCCTGAAAG GTGGGGTGCTGTGGCTACGGGAGAGTGGGGGGCCGTGCTCCGACACCTCGCCACTCCTCGCctccctctgccagctgctggagagcatccTGCGCAAGGGGCTGCGAC AGCCGGCCTGGGGCTTCAGGAGACGGGATTATTGGCACTGGCTGGAGCAGCTTCCCGTGGAGGATGGCGGCAG GCCGACCCCTTTCTCCGTCAGCATCCAGAAGGCAGGCAGCTGTGTGAAGGCGCGGACGGCGCAGGGCCGCGGACGATGCTTCCTGCGCTTGGCCCTGCAAGGAAAG TTCTATGATCCGGTGAGCTCCATCCTTGGCAATGAAGACCTCCTGGGTAAGATGCAGCTCCTCCGAGGTGGGATGGGACCTGCCCCAG AGCCTTTCCTCtcgctgctgctggtgctggcagAGATGGATTTCTGCCTGGACCTGCAA AACTGCAGCTTCTTGGACGAAAGCTGGCTGCTGCCG GTGTGCATCACTTATGAGACAGTCCCGTGCCGAGCGCTGGGGATGGTGCTCAG GTACGTGGACGGCCGAGTCTTCATCACCAAGGTGCTCCCAGAGAGCCAAGCAGAGCTGGATGAGGTGGTGCTGGCCGGCGACGTCCTCGATGAGATCAATGGCTGCTCACTGAGAAATGCCTACAACGGGCAG gctggggCTGAACTGCAGAAGGTGAAGGGACAACCTCTCAGCCTCCGCCTGCTGCGGTGGCGGTGGCACGACGGGGAGGTCTACGAGCCGCTGATGCCCTACCTGAAGGTGCTGAAGGAGCAGGAGCcctgcttccagctgcagcGCAGCCCCCGGTGCAGGGCTGAGGGGGACCCgcgggggctgcaggggggcaG GCTACTCTACGCCCTGCGGTACCTGGGCCAGGCTGGCATTGGGAAG CATGGTGGCAAagaggtgctgggctgggcCATCCCCACCGTGCTGGAGCAGCACTCAGCAGCGTGG GAGGTTTTACTTGATGTGAAGGAAGCAGAGATCCTTGTACAGGAGAAGGCCTCTTCCAAG ctcctgggccGCTACCCCTACCCCTGCATCTCCTGCGTGGGACGCTGTGCTGACAGCCGCAATTTGCTGGCCTTCTGCGTGGC CACTTCCTTGGAGAGCCCTGGCGGGAGCACGTTTGACTGCCTGGTGTTTGCAGCGCGTTCTGAGCAGGAGTGTGAGGAAATCGTCAGGAGCATCG GAACCACCATCACAActgcacacacacccccacctTGGCACCCAGATGCACTGGTGGCTTTGCTCTGGGCAGACCAGTCACACCACTCTGAATCACCTTCCCCTGCATTTACTGGAAAGCCCCGTCCCAGAAACAGCAgatgctggagagcagccaAGCTCCATCCCAGAGCACCCAGGGCCCCTTCTATGCTGATGGACAGAACACCCCCGCTGCCATGGTCAGAAGCTGCTTCAGCCCATGCAAACCAAACAACAAGGACTCCTCACATGTGA
- the LOC128853954 gene encoding uncharacterized protein LOC128853954 isoform X2, translating into MARKEPLLSALKEPAWGFRRRDYWHWLEQLPVEDGGRPTPFSVSIQKAGSCVKARTAQGRGRCFLRLALQGKVLAAAVQQLVRSPQLLEFYDPVSSILGNEDLLGAEMERKLLVSSICWAVWSEFGEIGRHDTALLSPCWQREPGMSLWQQPECPGAGMLPGARCPGLISCAAKGFICTSATSPRGCGWQEPDGDAASLPHPSAEPFLSLLLVLAEMDFCLDLQNCSFLDESWLLPVCITYETVPCRALGMVLRYVDGRVFITKVLPESQAELDEVVLAGDVLDEINGCSLRNAYNGQAGAELQKVKGQPLSLRLLRWRWHDGEVYEPLMPYLKVLKEQEPCFQLQRSPRCRAEGDPRGLQGGRLLYALRYLGQAGIGKHGGKEVLGWAIPTVLEQHSAAWEVLLDVKEAEILVQEKASSKLLGRYPYPCISCVGRCADSRNLLAFCVATSLESPGGSTFDCLVFAARSEQECEEIVRSIGTTITTAHTPPPWHPDALVALLWADQSHHSESPSPAFTGKPRPRNSRCWRAAKLHPRAPRAPSMLMDRTPPLPWSEAASAHANQTTRTPHM; encoded by the exons ATGGCCAGGAAGGAGCCGCTGCTGAGCGCCCTGAAAG AGCCGGCCTGGGGCTTCAGGAGACGGGATTATTGGCACTGGCTGGAGCAGCTTCCCGTGGAGGATGGCGGCAG GCCGACCCCTTTCTCCGTCAGCATCCAGAAGGCAGGCAGCTGTGTGAAGGCGCGGACGGCGCAGGGCCGCGGACGATGCTTCCTGCGCTTGGCCCTGCAAGGAAAGGTGCTGGCGGCTGCCGTGCAGCAGCTGGTGCGCAGCCCGCAGCTCCTGGAG TTCTATGATCCGGTGAGCTCCATCCTTGGCAATGAAGACCTCCTGG ggGCAGAAATGGAGAGAAAGTTGCTTGTCAGCAGCATTTGCTGGGCAGTTTGGTCTGAATTTGGGGAAATCGGGCGTCACGACACAGCACTGCTCTCCCCGTGCTGGCAGCGGGAGCCTGGGATGAGCCTCTGGCAGCAACCTGAGTGCCCCGGTGCCGGGATGCTCCCAGGCGCCCGCTGCCCAGGGCTCATCAGTTGCGCGGCAAAGGGCTTTATTTGCACCTCGGCCACATCCCCACGAGGCTGTGGCTGGCAGGAGCCTGATGGTGACGCTGcctctcttccccatccctcgGCAGAGCCTTTCCTCtcgctgctgctggtgctggcagAGATGGATTTCTGCCTGGACCTGCAA AACTGCAGCTTCTTGGACGAAAGCTGGCTGCTGCCG GTGTGCATCACTTATGAGACAGTCCCGTGCCGAGCGCTGGGGATGGTGCTCAG GTACGTGGACGGCCGAGTCTTCATCACCAAGGTGCTCCCAGAGAGCCAAGCAGAGCTGGATGAGGTGGTGCTGGCCGGCGACGTCCTCGATGAGATCAATGGCTGCTCACTGAGAAATGCCTACAACGGGCAG gctggggCTGAACTGCAGAAGGTGAAGGGACAACCTCTCAGCCTCCGCCTGCTGCGGTGGCGGTGGCACGACGGGGAGGTCTACGAGCCGCTGATGCCCTACCTGAAGGTGCTGAAGGAGCAGGAGCcctgcttccagctgcagcGCAGCCCCCGGTGCAGGGCTGAGGGGGACCCgcgggggctgcaggggggcaG GCTACTCTACGCCCTGCGGTACCTGGGCCAGGCTGGCATTGGGAAG CATGGTGGCAAagaggtgctgggctgggcCATCCCCACCGTGCTGGAGCAGCACTCAGCAGCGTGG GAGGTTTTACTTGATGTGAAGGAAGCAGAGATCCTTGTACAGGAGAAGGCCTCTTCCAAG ctcctgggccGCTACCCCTACCCCTGCATCTCCTGCGTGGGACGCTGTGCTGACAGCCGCAATTTGCTGGCCTTCTGCGTGGC CACTTCCTTGGAGAGCCCTGGCGGGAGCACGTTTGACTGCCTGGTGTTTGCAGCGCGTTCTGAGCAGGAGTGTGAGGAAATCGTCAGGAGCATCG GAACCACCATCACAActgcacacacacccccacctTGGCACCCAGATGCACTGGTGGCTTTGCTCTGGGCAGACCAGTCACACCACTCTGAATCACCTTCCCCTGCATTTACTGGAAAGCCCCGTCCCAGAAACAGCAgatgctggagagcagccaAGCTCCATCCCAGAGCACCCAGGGCCCCTTCTATGCTGATGGACAGAACACCCCCGCTGCCATGGTCAGAAGCTGCTTCAGCCCATGCAAACCAAACAACAAGGACTCCTCACATGTGA
- the LOC128853954 gene encoding uncharacterized protein LOC128853954 isoform X9, with the protein MARKEPLLSALKGGVLWLRESGGPCSDTSPLLASLCQLLESILRKGLRQPAWGFRRRDYWHWLEQLPVEDGGRPTPFSVSIQKAGSCVKARTAQGRGRCFLRLALQGKFYDPVSSILGNEDLLEPFLSLLLVLAEMDFCLDLQNCSFLDESWLLPVCITYETVPCRALGMVLRYVDGRVFITKVLPESQAELDEVVLAGDVLDEINGCSLRNAYNGQAGAELQKVKGQPLSLRLLRWRWHDGEVYEPLMPYLKVLKEQEPCFQLQRSPRCRAEGDPRGLQGGRLLYALRYLGQAGIGKHGGKEVLGWAIPTVLEQHSAAWEVLLDVKEAEILVQEKASSKLLGRYPYPCISCVGRCADSRNLLAFCVATSLESPGGSTFDCLVFAARSEQECEEIVRSIGTTITTAHTPPPWHPDALVALLWADQSHHSESPSPAFTGKPRPRNSRCWRAAKLHPRAPRAPSMLMDRTPPLPWSEAASAHANQTTRTPHM; encoded by the exons ATGGCCAGGAAGGAGCCGCTGCTGAGCGCCCTGAAAG GTGGGGTGCTGTGGCTACGGGAGAGTGGGGGGCCGTGCTCCGACACCTCGCCACTCCTCGCctccctctgccagctgctggagagcatccTGCGCAAGGGGCTGCGAC AGCCGGCCTGGGGCTTCAGGAGACGGGATTATTGGCACTGGCTGGAGCAGCTTCCCGTGGAGGATGGCGGCAG GCCGACCCCTTTCTCCGTCAGCATCCAGAAGGCAGGCAGCTGTGTGAAGGCGCGGACGGCGCAGGGCCGCGGACGATGCTTCCTGCGCTTGGCCCTGCAAGGAAAG TTCTATGATCCGGTGAGCTCCATCCTTGGCAATGAAGACCTCCTGG AGCCTTTCCTCtcgctgctgctggtgctggcagAGATGGATTTCTGCCTGGACCTGCAA AACTGCAGCTTCTTGGACGAAAGCTGGCTGCTGCCG GTGTGCATCACTTATGAGACAGTCCCGTGCCGAGCGCTGGGGATGGTGCTCAG GTACGTGGACGGCCGAGTCTTCATCACCAAGGTGCTCCCAGAGAGCCAAGCAGAGCTGGATGAGGTGGTGCTGGCCGGCGACGTCCTCGATGAGATCAATGGCTGCTCACTGAGAAATGCCTACAACGGGCAG gctggggCTGAACTGCAGAAGGTGAAGGGACAACCTCTCAGCCTCCGCCTGCTGCGGTGGCGGTGGCACGACGGGGAGGTCTACGAGCCGCTGATGCCCTACCTGAAGGTGCTGAAGGAGCAGGAGCcctgcttccagctgcagcGCAGCCCCCGGTGCAGGGCTGAGGGGGACCCgcgggggctgcaggggggcaG GCTACTCTACGCCCTGCGGTACCTGGGCCAGGCTGGCATTGGGAAG CATGGTGGCAAagaggtgctgggctgggcCATCCCCACCGTGCTGGAGCAGCACTCAGCAGCGTGG GAGGTTTTACTTGATGTGAAGGAAGCAGAGATCCTTGTACAGGAGAAGGCCTCTTCCAAG ctcctgggccGCTACCCCTACCCCTGCATCTCCTGCGTGGGACGCTGTGCTGACAGCCGCAATTTGCTGGCCTTCTGCGTGGC CACTTCCTTGGAGAGCCCTGGCGGGAGCACGTTTGACTGCCTGGTGTTTGCAGCGCGTTCTGAGCAGGAGTGTGAGGAAATCGTCAGGAGCATCG GAACCACCATCACAActgcacacacacccccacctTGGCACCCAGATGCACTGGTGGCTTTGCTCTGGGCAGACCAGTCACACCACTCTGAATCACCTTCCCCTGCATTTACTGGAAAGCCCCGTCCCAGAAACAGCAgatgctggagagcagccaAGCTCCATCCCAGAGCACCCAGGGCCCCTTCTATGCTGATGGACAGAACACCCCCGCTGCCATGGTCAGAAGCTGCTTCAGCCCATGCAAACCAAACAACAAGGACTCCTCACATGTGA